In one Sphingomonas sp. S1-29 genomic region, the following are encoded:
- the acs gene encoding acetate--CoA ligase, translating into MSQAIHRVPAEWAATAKIDAAGYAERYERSITDPDGFWRDEAKRLDWIEPFTRVKETSFAEADFGIKWFADGKLNVSANCLDRHLAERGDAIAILWEPDTPGEARRITYRELHAEVCRFANILKDNGVGRGDRVTLYMPMIPEAAMAMLACTRIGAIHSIVFGGFSADALAGRIQDCDSTLVITADEGLRSGKAIPLKANLDEALKRCSSVQKVVVVRRTGGAVTMQEGRDLWYHEALETASADCAPEAMGAEDPLFILYTSGSTGQPKGVLHTTGGYLVWASMTHDYVFDYRPGEVYWCAADVGWVTGHTYVVYGPLANGATTVMFEGVPNWPDPSRFWEVVDKFGVNIFYAAPTALRALMREGDDYVTRTDRSSLRLLGSVGEPINPEAWDWYHRVVGDGRCPIVDTWWQTETGGAMISPLPGATDLKPGSATKPLFGVQPQLVDTEGKVLDGATEGCLVITDSWPGQMRTVWGDHDRFFQTYFTTFPGKYFTGDGARRDADGDYWITGRIDDVINVSGHRMGTAEVESALVAHAKVAEAAVVGMPHPVKGQGIYAYVTLNANVPDSEELRKELSQWVRREIGPIATPDVIQFAPGLPKTRSGKIMRRILRKIAEGDIGSLGDTSTLADPAVVDNLIENRPMVPA; encoded by the coding sequence ATGAGCCAGGCCATCCACCGCGTGCCCGCCGAATGGGCGGCAACCGCGAAGATCGACGCCGCGGGCTATGCCGAGCGCTACGAACGCTCGATCACCGATCCCGACGGCTTCTGGCGCGACGAGGCCAAGCGGCTCGACTGGATCGAGCCCTTCACGCGCGTCAAGGAAACGTCGTTCGCCGAAGCCGATTTCGGCATCAAATGGTTCGCCGACGGCAAGCTCAACGTCTCGGCCAACTGCCTAGATCGCCATCTCGCCGAACGCGGCGACGCGATCGCGATCCTGTGGGAGCCCGACACCCCCGGCGAGGCGCGGCGCATCACCTATCGCGAATTGCACGCCGAAGTCTGCCGCTTCGCCAACATTCTCAAGGACAATGGCGTCGGGCGCGGCGACCGCGTGACGCTGTACATGCCGATGATCCCCGAAGCCGCGATGGCGATGCTCGCCTGCACGCGGATCGGCGCGATCCATTCGATCGTGTTCGGCGGCTTTTCGGCCGATGCGCTCGCCGGGCGTATTCAGGATTGCGACAGCACCTTGGTGATCACCGCCGACGAGGGGCTGCGCAGCGGCAAGGCGATCCCGCTCAAGGCCAATCTCGACGAAGCGCTCAAGCGCTGCTCCTCGGTCCAGAAGGTCGTCGTCGTCCGCCGCACCGGCGGCGCGGTGACGATGCAGGAAGGGCGCGACCTCTGGTATCACGAAGCGCTCGAGACGGCATCGGCCGATTGCGCGCCTGAAGCGATGGGCGCCGAAGACCCGTTGTTCATCCTCTACACCAGCGGATCGACCGGCCAGCCCAAGGGCGTACTGCACACCACCGGTGGCTATCTGGTATGGGCGTCGATGACCCACGACTATGTCTTCGATTATCGCCCCGGCGAGGTATATTGGTGCGCCGCCGATGTCGGCTGGGTCACCGGCCACACCTATGTCGTCTACGGGCCGCTCGCCAACGGCGCGACCACGGTGATGTTTGAAGGCGTGCCCAATTGGCCCGATCCGAGCCGGTTTTGGGAAGTGGTGGATAAGTTCGGGGTCAACATCTTCTACGCCGCGCCCACCGCGCTGCGCGCGTTGATGCGCGAGGGCGACGACTATGTGACCCGCACCGATCGCTCGTCGCTGCGGCTGCTCGGCAGCGTCGGCGAACCGATCAATCCCGAGGCGTGGGACTGGTATCACCGCGTCGTCGGCGACGGCCGCTGCCCGATCGTCGACACCTGGTGGCAGACCGAGACCGGCGGCGCGATGATCTCGCCGTTGCCCGGCGCGACCGACCTCAAGCCCGGATCGGCGACCAAGCCGCTGTTCGGCGTCCAGCCGCAACTCGTCGATACCGAGGGCAAGGTCCTCGACGGCGCGACCGAGGGGTGCCTGGTCATCACCGACAGCTGGCCGGGGCAGATGCGTACCGTCTGGGGTGATCACGACCGCTTCTTCCAGACCTATTTCACCACCTTCCCCGGCAAATATTTCACCGGTGACGGCGCGCGGCGCGACGCCGATGGCGATTACTGGATCACCGGGCGGATCGACGACGTCATCAACGTCAGCGGCCACCGGATGGGCACCGCCGAGGTCGAAAGCGCGCTGGTGGCGCATGCCAAGGTCGCCGAAGCCGCGGTGGTGGGGATGCCGCATCCGGTGAAGGGCCAGGGCATCTATGCCTATGTCACGCTCAACGCCAACGTCCCCGACAGCGAGGAGCTGCGCAAGGAATTGTCGCAGTGGGTGCGCCGCGAGATCGGCCCGATCGCGACCCCCGACGTCATCCAGTTCGCGCCGGGGCTGCCCAAGACGCGGTCGGGCAAGATCATGCGCCGCATCCTGCGCAAGATCGCCGAGGGCGATATCGGGTCGCTCGGCGATACCTCGACGCTCGCCGACCCCGCGGTGGTCGATAATCTGATCGAGAACCGTCCGATGGTTCCTGCATGA
- a CDS encoding MFS transporter has protein sequence MATTYDEVPPGKMSVKQNEKLVIAASSLGTVFEWYDFYLYGLLAAYITAQFFSGVNETTGFILALAAFAAGFAVRPFGALVFGRIGDLVGRKNTFLVTMGLMGLSTFAVGLLPSYASIGVAAPIILVALRLIQGLALGGEYGGAATYVAEHAPPGKRGLFTSWIQTTATMGLFAALLVVIGLRTAMGEEAFAAWGWRVPFLISIFLLAVSLWIRLQLAESPVFQKMKDEGATSKAPLTEAFGTWSNGKWVLIALFGAVAGQGVVWYTGQFYALFFLERTMKVDGASANIMIAIALALATPFFVFFGWLSDKIGRKPIILSGCALAAILYFPLFGALTDAANPALARATAAAPITVLAHENECSFQFDPVGKNKFDSTSCDIAKAYLAKNGLDYNNVEGPAGTVAQIRIGETVFTSPDPATVSGPERAAAITAFQNEVKAGLATAGYPAKADPAQIDRVTVVAILFALVFLVTMVYGPIAALLVELFPTRIRYTSMSLPYHIGNGWFGGFLPTVAFAMVAATGDITYGLWYPIVVASLTVVIGLIWLPETFKRSLND, from the coding sequence ATGGCGACGACATATGACGAGGTGCCACCGGGCAAAATGTCGGTGAAGCAGAACGAGAAACTGGTGATCGCGGCGTCGTCGCTGGGCACCGTTTTCGAATGGTACGACTTCTACCTCTATGGCCTGCTCGCAGCCTATATCACCGCGCAATTCTTTTCGGGCGTGAACGAGACGACGGGCTTTATCCTGGCGCTGGCGGCGTTTGCTGCCGGCTTTGCGGTGCGGCCGTTCGGCGCGTTGGTGTTCGGGCGGATCGGCGATCTGGTAGGGCGCAAGAACACGTTTCTGGTGACGATGGGGCTGATGGGCCTGTCGACCTTCGCGGTGGGGCTGTTGCCAAGCTATGCCTCGATCGGCGTTGCCGCGCCGATCATCCTGGTGGCGCTGCGACTGATCCAGGGCCTCGCGCTGGGCGGCGAATATGGCGGCGCGGCGACCTATGTCGCCGAGCATGCCCCGCCGGGCAAGCGCGGGCTGTTCACCAGCTGGATCCAGACGACCGCGACGATGGGGCTGTTCGCGGCCTTGCTGGTCGTCATCGGGCTGCGCACCGCGATGGGCGAGGAAGCCTTCGCTGCCTGGGGCTGGCGCGTGCCGTTCCTGATCTCGATCTTCCTGCTGGCGGTATCGTTGTGGATCCGCTTGCAGCTCGCCGAAAGCCCGGTCTTCCAGAAGATGAAGGACGAAGGTGCCACGTCGAAGGCACCGCTGACCGAAGCGTTCGGGACGTGGAGCAACGGCAAATGGGTGCTGATCGCGCTGTTCGGCGCGGTCGCGGGGCAGGGCGTGGTCTGGTACACCGGCCAATTCTATGCGCTCTTCTTCCTCGAACGCACGATGAAGGTCGATGGCGCGAGCGCGAACATCATGATCGCGATCGCGCTGGCGCTGGCGACGCCGTTCTTCGTGTTCTTCGGCTGGCTGTCGGACAAGATCGGTCGCAAGCCGATCATCCTCAGCGGCTGCGCATTGGCGGCGATCCTGTACTTCCCGCTGTTCGGTGCGCTGACCGACGCGGCCAACCCGGCGTTGGCGCGCGCCACCGCGGCTGCCCCGATCACCGTGCTGGCGCACGAGAATGAATGCTCGTTCCAGTTCGATCCGGTGGGCAAGAACAAGTTCGACAGCACCAGCTGCGACATCGCCAAGGCGTATCTGGCCAAGAACGGCCTCGACTACAACAATGTCGAGGGGCCTGCGGGCACCGTGGCGCAGATCCGCATCGGCGAGACGGTGTTCACCTCGCCCGATCCGGCGACGGTGAGCGGCCCCGAGCGGGCAGCCGCGATCACCGCGTTCCAGAACGAGGTGAAGGCCGGGCTGGCGACTGCGGGCTATCCCGCCAAGGCAGATCCGGCGCAGATCGACCGGGTGACGGTGGTCGCGATCCTGTTCGCGCTCGTCTTCCTGGTGACCATGGTCTACGGCCCGATCGCGGCGTTGCTGGTCGAATTGTTCCCGACGCGGATCCGCTACACCTCGATGTCGCTGCCCTATCATATCGGCAATGGCTGGTTCGGCGGCTTCCTGCCGACGGTAGCCTTCGCGATGGTCGCGGCGACGGGGGATATCACCTACGGCCTGTGGTACCCGATCGTGGTCGCGTCGCTGACGGTGGTCATCGGGCTGATCTGGCTGCCCGAGACGTTCAAGCGCAGCCTGAACGACTAA
- a CDS encoding response regulator yields MNRTILVADDHPLFRQALILAIERVAPEARIVEAGTLARAAELAATAEDLALVLLDLKMPGAEGFSGVALLHAERPGVPILVVSSAGGLAVAHEACRFGAVGFIGKDRPLEDIEAAIADALAGKAITGPADPEIDAVAEKVAGLTPMQLKVLLGVLHGRLNKQIAYDLSISEATVKAHMTAVLRKLDVQNRTQAVLAARALGLGITH; encoded by the coding sequence ATGAATCGAACGATCCTCGTCGCCGACGACCATCCGCTGTTCCGCCAGGCGCTGATCCTGGCGATCGAGCGGGTGGCGCCCGAGGCGAGGATCGTCGAGGCGGGCACGCTCGCGCGCGCCGCCGAGCTTGCGGCGACGGCCGAGGATCTGGCGCTGGTGCTGCTCGACCTGAAGATGCCCGGCGCCGAGGGGTTTTCGGGTGTCGCGCTGCTCCACGCCGAACGCCCCGGCGTGCCGATCCTGGTGGTGTCGAGCGCCGGCGGGCTCGCGGTGGCGCACGAGGCCTGCCGCTTCGGCGCGGTCGGCTTCATCGGAAAGGACCGCCCGCTCGAGGACATCGAAGCCGCGATCGCCGACGCGCTGGCGGGCAAGGCAATCACTGGCCCCGCCGACCCCGAGATCGACGCGGTCGCCGAAAAGGTCGCCGGGCTCACGCCGATGCAGTTGAAGGTGCTGCTGGGCGTGCTGCACGGCCGGCTGAACAAGCAGATCGCCTATGACCTGTCGATCAGCGAGGCGACGGTGAAGGCGCACATGACCGCGGTGCTGCGCAAGCTCGACGTGCAAAACCGCACCCAGGCGGTGCTGGCGGCGCGCGCGCTGGGGCTCGGGATTACGCACTGA
- a CDS encoding DcaP family trimeric outer membrane transporter: MLRYKSTLLAGAAVLSMSAGSANAQTAREVQLEERLRQLEEAVALLRSELQSARAAPATGAAVPMPQANVASAPPPPGTNVQVTRAAGSSQGDVAVASAPPADGFRVGNTTVKLNGFVRLNTIASRYSDGEVAVGGLGKEFYLPQQIPVGGGFASEDLLLSARQSRIVLSSSTPVGGVDIKTLVEFDFALATAPVGAQRATNPYVPTFRRGFIEYGNLLVGQEWSTFQNVGVLPESTDFVGPLEGTVFNRQALIRYTVPLSKSANLQLAIENPQSETALPGNAALVDTDDDRAPDLVARLNLKPAFGDFAIAAIARELRVDALGVGDSAFGWGVSGSGKVPIGANGSDIRFMATYGQGIGRYLGLGYVPDALYAGPGGQLEVIDNFAGFAAVKLGWTPTIRSTFTGSYQSAQYPDGLIVTGLANAKAYSGAANLFWTPAKGFDVGVEYRHGVRELLNGDTGALDRIEFAIKYGF, from the coding sequence ATGCTTCGCTACAAAAGTACATTGCTGGCGGGTGCCGCGGTCCTTTCGATGAGCGCAGGCAGCGCCAATGCGCAGACGGCGCGCGAGGTGCAGTTGGAAGAGCGGCTGCGCCAGCTGGAGGAAGCGGTGGCGCTGCTACGCAGCGAATTGCAGTCGGCGCGCGCAGCGCCGGCGACGGGCGCCGCCGTACCCATGCCGCAGGCAAACGTCGCCTCGGCGCCGCCGCCGCCGGGGACGAACGTACAGGTTACGCGCGCCGCCGGATCGTCGCAGGGCGATGTCGCGGTGGCCTCGGCACCGCCCGCCGATGGGTTTCGCGTCGGCAACACGACGGTGAAGCTCAACGGCTTCGTCCGGCTGAACACCATCGCCAGCCGCTACAGCGACGGCGAGGTTGCGGTCGGCGGGCTCGGCAAGGAATTCTACCTGCCGCAGCAGATTCCGGTCGGCGGCGGCTTTGCGAGCGAGGATCTGCTGCTGTCGGCGCGCCAGTCGCGGATCGTGCTGAGCTCGTCGACCCCGGTCGGCGGCGTCGACATCAAGACGTTGGTCGAGTTCGACTTTGCCCTCGCGACCGCACCGGTGGGGGCGCAGCGCGCGACCAACCCCTATGTGCCGACGTTCCGCCGCGGCTTCATCGAATATGGCAATTTGCTGGTCGGGCAGGAATGGTCGACCTTCCAGAATGTCGGTGTGCTGCCCGAAAGCACCGATTTCGTCGGCCCGCTCGAAGGCACGGTGTTCAACCGCCAGGCGCTGATCCGCTACACCGTGCCGCTGTCGAAGAGCGCGAACCTGCAGCTGGCGATCGAGAATCCGCAGAGCGAAACCGCGCTGCCGGGCAACGCGGCGTTGGTCGACACCGACGACGATCGCGCGCCCGATCTGGTCGCGCGGCTCAACCTGAAACCCGCGTTCGGCGACTTCGCGATCGCCGCGATCGCGCGCGAACTGCGTGTCGATGCCCTGGGCGTCGGCGACAGCGCATTCGGCTGGGGCGTCTCGGGATCGGGCAAGGTACCGATCGGTGCCAATGGCAGCGATATCCGCTTCATGGCGACCTATGGCCAGGGCATCGGCCGCTATCTGGGCCTCGGCTATGTCCCCGACGCGCTCTATGCCGGGCCGGGCGGCCAGCTCGAGGTGATCGACAATTTTGCGGGCTTCGCGGCGGTGAAGCTCGGCTGGACGCCGACGATCCGATCGACCTTTACCGGCAGCTACCAATCGGCGCAGTATCCCGACGGGCTGATCGTCACCGGCCTGGCCAATGCCAAGGCGTATAGCGGCGCGGCCAATCTGTTCTGGACGCCCGCCAAGGGTTTCGATGTCGGCGTCGAATATCGTCACGGCGTCCGCGAATTGCTCAATGGCGACACCGGTGCGCTCGATCGCATCGAATTCGCGATCAAATACGGCTTCTAA